From the genome of Solibacillus sp. FSL H8-0538:
ATCCGAACACATCTCTTTCATTATGTAGTAGAATACACTACTCTTCCTCTACTCGTTCTTGCTGTTCTTCGACAACTTCCTCTAAACAAAACGCTACTTTAAATTCATCCATTACCGTTTCAATGGCCTTTAATTCACCAGCGATGACTGGTTGAATGGATTTCAGCTCAGTAGATTCGAGCTGACGCTTTAATGTATCCCTTTTCGTGATTAGTTGTTGATAAAATTCTAATACGCGCCCGCGTCTGAATGTTTGCGCACCGCCTCGACCTCTTCGTCCGTCGCGACGACCTTCTTCTCCTGAATGCGGTCCGCGATGAGGTCTTTCACCAAACTCTTTTTTCACAAAATCACCTTCCTTATGAGCATAATTGTATACATTTGTATACATTCAATCAATTCAATTAACAAAAAGTGGTAGATTTTACACGTTACGCAGCAATTTTAACCGTGAGAAAGAAACATCTCGCCCCAATACGAAGCGAGATGACGTCCTTTATTATGGAGGTAAGCAAGTTATCCTTTCTTAACCACAAAAAAAACCTCCCAAGCAAATGCTTGAGAGGTTTCCAATTCGCAAAAATTAACGTTTTGAGAACTGAGGTGCACGACGAGCGCCGCGTAGACCTGGTTTTTTACGTTCTTTCATGCGTGAATCACGTGTTAATAATCCAGCAGCTTTAAGAGCTGAACGGAAATCTGGATCTACTTGTAATAAAGCACGTGCGATACCGTGACGGATAGCACCAGCTTGACCTGTGAATCCACCACCGTTAACGTTAACGTGGATATCATAGCTTCCTTTAGTTTCAGTAGCTACTAAAGGTTGGTTGATGATTAAATGTAAAGTTTCGTATGGTAGGTAATCCCCGATTTCACGGTTGTTGATTACAATGTTACCTTCGCCTGGTACTAAACGTACGCGAGCAGTAGAGCTTTTACGGCGACCTGTGCCGATGTATTGAACTTGTGCCAAGGGTATGTCC
Proteins encoded in this window:
- a CDS encoding 2-keto-3-deoxygluconate kinase; the protein is MKKEFGERPHRGPHSGEEGRRDGRRGRGGAQTFRRGRVLEFYQQLITKRDTLKRQLESTELKSIQPVIAGELKAIETVMDEFKVAFCLEEVVEEQQERVEEE
- the rpsI gene encoding 30S ribosomal protein S9 — protein: MAQVQYIGTGRRKSSTARVRLVPGEGNIVINNREIGDYLPYETLHLIINQPLVATETKGSYDIHVNVNGGGFTGQAGAIRHGIARALLQVDPDFRSALKAAGLLTRDSRMKERKKPGLRGARRAPQFSKR